GTTATTATTGGcactattaaataatataattagatTTAATCAGCCAAacatatctaaatttttttataattagagaTATAATTATGTTgatattaattacaattttattctAAAACCATGACATGCCCaaaattaagaaagaaagaaagatacattataataaaatttgaattatgcttgaagttataatgttttaattcttATTAAATTCAAACacgtccaaaattttaaaatacatttaaaaaattgtatatatattaactgATGGGAGGAGGCTATCTTATTACATATTTagatcttttcttttcttttttttcctcaaaATTACTTATTTAGATCATCCTGTATAGTATTAGAAGTATTGATTAGATTGTGGTCCAaaagatttattcattttttgtctACACTTGAGTAGGGCAGCTGcaatatcttttttaaaattgtttgctAAATGAATGATGGGTAtttatattaaatgttaaattgtatttcatcttttttttattaaaaatatgtaaattaatctctatatattagattaaatagtaaaatagttatttctattaaaaatttcattcatttttacagTTAAAAATTTGACTAACAGAATAATTAGACATCTACACATGGTGTGCCATCATGTTGACCTATAGAAACCAATTTTTAACAGTGAAAAAGGATGGAAgttttaacaaaatgaccaattcGCTCTTTGATTTAAggtttaattttctcattttttgagtagatgGGACAAAATAAAGCCCAACTCATAATACAAAGTAGTACTTTTACCAAAATTGCTCTCATATTAATTTATACATATGTTATATGAGTTAATTGTACCATACATCCGTAAACTATAACCTTCATTCTAAATTGATCTCCAAATTCtaaaacattctaattatatCCCTAAACTATTGAGAAAATATCAATAGAGCCCTccaattactaaaataattaatttaagttaaatGAGAAGTCAAATATTACACggaatagtttaaaataaaaagtttaaagaaaattGAATATTGTGAAAATCAAGGTATTGAGATTTTCAAAACTCATACAAGaactttattttactttaaaatttttattttaaattaaaccatataaaatttgatatgtgatttaagagctaaattaaataattttaataattaaaggaTTTGGTCGATATAAAATGGATTGTATTAGTTTGTGTTAAGAgtataaaataattgaatttaaagtCGAATCAAAGTTGGatgttttagtaaaaaaaaaaaaaggaattagtTCAGACAGCTGAATTCGCATTACTTATCCAAACAAACTTTTTGAATATTGAATCTAATTTACTGTTACAGCTGAAGGATTGTGGAATTGTGATTGCAATCCAAAATGGTTGTACGGTTatacaaaaaattataagaaCACTTGTACAATGAAGAATTAAAAACAATTGGGATTAGAAAAGAATACCAAAAAGAACAGAAAACGAACTGACAGTAATACCCTCTTTCAAGTTTCAACCATCgaaaaccaaaccaaaccaaacagAATCTCTTTCTAAGCAGTCACCTCTTTCATTCAAACATTCCCTTTCCATTTCTATAAATGATTTTCCATTACTTTCCCCTTCTTTCAACCCCAGCAGAATTTAGAATCTCGAAATCAAATTCCCACATGTCTTCCACGTACTCAACCGAAACACCAGCAACTCCCGCCGCCGCCCCGTCTGATCCTCACGCTCCACTCCTCAGCCCCCGCCACTCGGATGCTGCTTCCGCCGCTCAGCTTGCAATGCCGGGTCGGCGGCGTGGAGGGCCGGTGCTCGCGAGGGAGATGGCTGCTCGTGAGCAGGAGGAGCAGAGAGTGGACTGCGGGTACTCGAAGTCGGTCGTGGCGCTGGACATGATGTGGAACGCGGCGTTCGTGGCGTTGTCGGTGGTGATGTTACCGTCTACGATGGATGAGAAACCGAATACTCCTATTAGGCTGTGGGTTTGCGGCTACGCTTTGCTGTGCATGCTGCATGTTGTTTTTGTGTTGTGGGAGTATAGGTGGAGCAACACAAGAACAACATCTGCCGTCGATGAGGAGAGAGGAGACGCTGCTGCCGAGCATGTTAATGATagtgaagatgaagaagatggaaTTGAAATGAGTCTTTTTGGTTCAAATCAATCTAggtcagttttttttttaatttattttcatgaaaGCGTTGCATTTTCTTTACATTGGAGCTATATTATGTCTAGAAATTGAAATTTAGGGTGATTAAACTATATTATTCTCACACGGATTTGCTAATGAATTGACAGTGTAGCTAAACGATGTGAATCCTTGAACACAATGGTATCGTTTCTTTGGTGTATAGTAGGCTTCTATTGGGTTGTTTCTGGTGGTGATATCCTTCTGCAAAATGCTCCACGCTTATACTGGTATGTCTTTTTACCAACCTGTTCTTCCACCAAGCAATTTATTTCTCCGTATTTGGTACTTTGAGAGAAATAAAGAGTTGGAGAGAAAGACTTTAGGATATTTAATTGTGCGATATATGTGCAGGTTGGTTGTGGTTTTTCTGGCATTCGATGTGTTCTTTGCAGTCATTTGTGTTGTTTTAGCATGTTTGATCGGGATCGCTCTCTGCTGCTGCTTACCCTGCATCGTCGCAATTCTTTATGCTGTTGCCAAACAGGTACTTAGAAACGCGCACACACAGACACACACACATTGAATAAATCGTTCATAGCTAAgtcatatatttaatttcttgTGCTATTGATTAGGAAGGTGCAGCAGAAGCAGATCTGAGTGTCCTGATGAAATATCGATTTCAGATTATAAACAACGGCGAAATGCCATGTGTGGGGGCAGGGAAAATGGTTCCTGTAGAAATGAGCGGTGGATATTTGGCAAATGAGCACTTACTCTTACCAGAGGATGCTGTAAGTTACAACTTTATCATAGATTTGCATTGTTCTGGTATTAGTTTGAAATCTTTGTTGTTTCAATTCTTCAATTTTCTTAAAGCATCCATATGGATACGGAGATATGAGCTTTCAAAGATCCTTCAAATACTTAAAAAACTAAAGTTAAGCATAACCGTGTAGGACAAATACTTTGTATCTAACATATACTGAACTCCTAGTAACATAGGATTCAATACACTAAAACTCAGGGGTGAGTGTCAGACATGGGTATGTGTTGAGTAGTCGTGTGTTCAATTTTTTCCAAGGTTTCCATGCATTTGGAAAAGGAGGATCATATCCCTATACTCTTATCTCTATATGCAATAGACACGAAtgcttcaagaaaaataaagagtcgGAGCAACTTAGATTTCTGCTGTCTTGATGCATAAATCTGACTATTGCTAGAATGATAGATGACAAATCTGTGCACACTGCCATTATTAACGTGTCCGGTTATGCCAATCTCAAATGCTGAGAGAGGCACAGTCATTTACTGGGAACTAGCCTTTGAATTTTATCTACTTTTCTTGATTCTGGCCTTACTTCCCTAGCCCGGGGCAGACGGAAGGACCAGTGATGCATTCAATGTTCTTGTTTTCTTTTGGCAAACGAGTTCGTCGACATTTTAGTATCTGCTGAACTAAAACTCTTTTGAATGATTGCTTTACTAACATtctcctttttcttccttttgtaGGAGTGTTGTATATGTCTAAGCTCATACGAAGATGGTGTTGACCTCCATTCTCTCCCTTGCAACCACCATTTTCATTCAACATGCATCTTGAGATGGCTCAAGACGAATGCGACATGCCCCCTCTGCAAATACAACATATTGAAAGGAAATGAACACTTATGATGAACACTCATTTCTGGATATATTTATCGGCACTTCCCGCTTATGTACATAGGAGAGTAAATCACGAAGAATAGCAGCACTCAGATAAGTTGTTAgctttttgttttccatttctaatGGCATGTTAAATATTGAGTTGATTCTTCTTGTCCCTGCCTGAGTTCGTCCATATAACCCTTATGaaaaaatggaaattattttCATTGCTTAAGAGTTTTTGGTTGTTCTTGTTTCATCATTAGATAGAATGAGAAATTAATGGATCATTGTACATTTGTCTATAAATTAATGGATTAatgtaaaaaaatagttttacactaactcaaaaaaaaaagaaaaaagaaaaaggtttacacacttgtatataatttttattttaacaattcaatagttttattttatgttctatAAACTTAGATTATGCTTATCAAAATTTGAGTATATTAGAtagatttgaaattttatatatatgaaaaatattattactatAGTGTTTTAATCTTTTACATACATTTGAAAATCCTTAATAGAAACCACATgataaattttttgtttatcaTGTTTTAGTAATAGAAACCACATGATAACATTGGTTTCTTAAAAGGTCTGAAAAATAATTAGTGACTAAGACCAACTTATCAAATATGGGAATCAAAATAACCTTAACtgaaaaaaacttttttttttaactttagattttatatttattttagctTATTAAAATGGAAccaacaagttttttttttctttcaccgtgtaattgaagtaaaaaaataataatgatctttactttcaaatttaatttcattttctttagaaaaaaaatggaatgaaaattaaaagattaggctTATTATAAGATTAATCAATGTGAGTGTTAGGTATTTGTTTTTCTTCGTTGAAAGAATTAGTTGATCATTTTATTCTAaaacttttagatttttttttgttgatttcaaGTACTCAAAAGAATTTTAAGCATAAAAATTTAGAAGTTACCTCGTTTTTCTTGTGATATGCTTGAAATTCTGAGTGCTTGAAATCAATCaagaaaaaaatctcaaaattttttgaatgaaattagTCGACTAATTTTGGTTCTCGTTATTTTCACTTTAAAAGTTGTCACTATAATTACCACCATTATCAAATAACATTTTCAGTTTatttcattttactttatttcttttaacattatattatattttaaaaattttacgatcaaattttaacattatttagataaaatgaaatattttaacattatattatatttacgatcattatttaaaatatacatttattaaataatcatactaaacatattttataacctaaattcaatatttaatttttcaacacTTAATTTTCCAATACTTATGATTtgtacttaattaatattattcttattttggCCAACTAATACTGATAATGAAGTACAAATCTAGACTCGAAACTTAACTTGAGTTTAATTATCACATTTattaaataatcatattaaacatattttataaccTAACTTAGTTGGCTCGGGTTCAAATCTTGTCACTCTCATTTTTCACCCTATAAAAAAACCTAACtaataaatattgtaatatttgATAGATAAATTGGAAAGCATATAATAAGAATATTTTACTTTGTTTGATTATTGTATTAGAAAGTAAAAcataaatattatcttataaattatcaattttgcCTTAAAGGGAAAAAAAGCTTGATAAATTTTATCTATATAACACCGCGCACTCGACTTGGTTGTTAGATTCGAGTGCGAGATGTCGATGTCACAATATGTTGCCAGAGAAACTCAAACATTATTCATCAATAATTAAGTTAAGAAAGAaacttctaaaatatttttataaattttagaaatattttaaaatcatttatagATCTTTAAAATCGATTTAAAACACTTTAAGTTTGGTTTCTAGGTGATCAGAAGTGTTCGGGATCGAGTAAGGATCCCCGAGGGTCAAAATAGCACAAAATAATGGAGAGATCCTATTCTGCCTGACTTTTATCGGTACAAGTGGGTACTTGTACCGATATAAGTACATGTTATTGTAGCATTGGATATATTATTTGACTTGTACCAATACAAGTGACCCCTTATACCTATACAAGTTTGTCTAAACCCAAAACTCATTTAATTTGTCCAAAAACATTAACATATCAAAACCAAGATTTGTAGTACTTAAAAATCAAGTTTCAATCACTATTTACACTCATACATACTCAACCAAACATCATGGACTCAACCATGTTCATTAGTTACCAAACTTAAACATCAAGTTAACATAGTTGACAAACAAGCAACTAATCATTtacatacataacataatatttaGACTTTTAATTTCATCATGCTTAACCAACAATCTCttcaattaaacatatcataCATGACTTTCTAATTGTCTAAACCTAGGTACATGTCGTTGATAACTCTtggaaagagttatatttcaagtCTCTAAACTTggttaattatttgtatttaagTAGATGTAtttgcattttaggatattatattagtatttttagaacattgcatcatgaagcttggattgtgcttaaatgttattatgttacttttacttgtgGTGGAAAGGGTTTGTTTGTGTTTGAATGACAGGTGTAGAATAAAGTAAAGAAATGAATGAGTGAAGTTTTGTTATGGCAAAATGTTGGACGGATT
The genomic region above belongs to Gossypium hirsutum isolate 1008001.06 chromosome D05, Gossypium_hirsutum_v2.1, whole genome shotgun sequence and contains:
- the LOC107903944 gene encoding E3 ubiquitin protein ligase RIE1; translation: MIFHYFPLLSTPAEFRISKSNSHMSSTYSTETPATPAAAPSDPHAPLLSPRHSDAASAAQLAMPGRRRGGPVLAREMAAREQEEQRVDCGYSKSVVALDMMWNAAFVALSVVMLPSTMDEKPNTPIRLWVCGYALLCMLHVVFVLWEYRWSNTRTTSAVDEERGDAAAEHVNDSEDEEDGIEMSLFGSNQSSVAKRCESLNTMVSFLWCIVGFYWVVSGGDILLQNAPRLYWLVVVFLAFDVFFAVICVVLACLIGIALCCCLPCIVAILYAVAKQEGAAEADLSVLMKYRFQIINNGEMPCVGAGKMVPVEMSGGYLANEHLLLPEDAECCICLSSYEDGVDLHSLPCNHHFHSTCILRWLKTNATCPLCKYNILKGNEHL